In a single window of the Acidobacteriota bacterium genome:
- a CDS encoding HDOD domain-containing protein, protein MVRFIARQPIFDRKLGVVAYELLFRSDLDNYCKGIDADAMSSSVINDSMLLFDIDQLTDGRGAFINVGRKALLQGYASLLPARLVTVEILETVEPDDAVIDACQKLKKDGYRIALDDFVDRPEMDRLVALADCLKIDVLTTPPANLKGLVARRRRPGLRLLAEKVETHEVFRQTAALGFELFQGFFFEKPVVLSRKDVPGFKLNYLRLLKEMNDGSFNLDRIEHITKQDVSISYKLLRYINSAGFGLRNRVSSIREALFLLGEDNIRKLVTLWALAGLGQEGPSELIVTSVTRARLCEALAPATEGDARRSEAYLLGVFSLIDVVVGQPMSTVVGQLPISDDVRAGLVEHSGRLRPILDCVEAYERGDWAGFSARAQELGIDEAAFPDLYNAALAGTSELIGQPRPRA, encoded by the coding sequence GTGGTTAGGTTTATCGCCCGGCAACCCATCTTCGACAGGAAGCTCGGCGTCGTCGCGTACGAACTCCTCTTCCGTTCGGACCTTGACAACTACTGCAAGGGCATCGATGCCGATGCGATGAGTTCGTCGGTCATCAACGACAGTATGCTGCTCTTCGACATCGATCAACTGACGGATGGGCGGGGCGCTTTCATCAACGTGGGTCGTAAGGCGCTGCTTCAGGGATACGCTTCGCTGTTGCCCGCGCGCCTGGTCACCGTGGAGATTCTCGAAACCGTTGAGCCGGACGACGCCGTCATCGACGCATGCCAGAAGCTGAAGAAGGATGGCTATCGGATCGCTCTTGACGATTTTGTCGACCGGCCGGAGATGGATCGACTTGTCGCTCTGGCTGATTGCCTGAAAATCGATGTCCTGACGACCCCGCCAGCCAACCTGAAGGGGCTTGTCGCGCGCAGACGCCGGCCCGGCCTTCGGCTGCTGGCCGAAAAGGTCGAGACGCACGAGGTGTTCCGGCAGACAGCGGCGCTGGGATTCGAACTGTTCCAGGGGTTCTTCTTCGAGAAACCGGTTGTCTTGTCCAGGAAGGATGTGCCCGGGTTCAAGCTGAACTACCTGCGGTTACTGAAAGAGATGAACGATGGGTCGTTCAATCTCGACCGGATTGAACACATCACCAAACAGGACGTCTCGATTTCGTACAAACTCCTCCGCTACATCAACTCCGCCGGATTCGGCTTGCGGAACAGGGTCTCGTCGATCCGCGAGGCTCTGTTCCTGCTGGGAGAGGACAACATCCGGAAGCTGGTGACGTTGTGGGCCCTGGCCGGACTTGGCCAGGAGGGACCGTCCGAACTTATCGTCACGTCAGTGACTCGGGCACGGCTCTGCGAAGCGCTGGCGCCTGCGACTGAGGGCGACGCACGCAGGTCGGAGGCCTATCTGCTTGGCGTGTTCTCGCTCATTGATGTGGTGGTCGGTCAGCCGATGTCGACGGTGGTTGGCCAGTTACCCATTTCCGATGATGTCCGCGCCGGGCTGGTCGAGCACTCGGGGCGTCTGCGGCCTATTCTGGACTGCGTCGAGGCGTACGAACGGGGAGACTGGGCAGGGTTTTCCGCGCGCGCCCAGGAACTCGGCATCGACGAGGCTGCGTTCCCGGATCTGTACAACGCGGCACTGGCAGGCACCTCTGAGTTGATTGGCCAACCGCGGCCAAGGGCATAG
- a CDS encoding glycosyltransferase family 39 protein has product MTRRWYDDAMGSRRVALILLFVAALLPYFLNLGATSIIDANEAFYTETPREMMEAGDYVNPTFNYEPRLNKPPLSYWAVAASYKIFGVSLASARLPVVVGALVILATVFVLGRMACSTSAGLLAALTLAATPRFLLFSRRIIIDVYAAMFLGLTLLFFVLAETQPQRRRRWLFAMYVATGLGVITKGPVAIVLPALVFLVYLVASRRLMSITRMMLPAGAVVVSAIVVPYYALLCGQHGWDAISTFLMRENLARYAEGIGAPSRGPLFYLPVLFADLYFPWSLLLPVGLAVVPWRRLWRGRPEHHGDGGVNDPISQETVRLLLGLWIILIVVFFSLSKAQQDLYILPCVVAAAPLVGGVLDGLFRKALSPRLTAAATWSLGVVAVVLLVLGSAIVWFVGGAEDRIHLAGATATGVVLCVGSAVALVALARRSAATACAAIGAALVICHWVLVLWALPDFERYKPVPHLARAIQQAAVPGARVGTYRVATPSLTFYLRRHVDQMFDVSEVSTFFKSPSVAYCVMRQEEYEPIKTLIGVPTSVLAASPRFDAQLRDFFDRGPLPNLVVVTNRARQ; this is encoded by the coding sequence GTGACGCGAAGGTGGTACGATGACGCCATGGGTTCGCGGCGCGTAGCGCTGATTCTGCTCTTCGTGGCGGCTCTGCTGCCGTACTTCCTGAATCTCGGCGCGACGTCCATCATCGATGCCAACGAGGCGTTCTACACCGAGACGCCTCGCGAGATGATGGAAGCGGGCGACTACGTCAATCCCACGTTCAACTACGAGCCGCGCCTCAACAAGCCGCCGCTCTCGTACTGGGCCGTCGCCGCCTCCTACAAGATCTTCGGGGTGTCGCTGGCCTCCGCGCGGCTTCCGGTCGTCGTGGGCGCCCTCGTCATCCTCGCGACGGTGTTCGTGCTGGGTCGGATGGCGTGTTCGACCAGCGCTGGCTTGCTCGCCGCGCTGACGCTGGCGGCGACGCCGCGGTTCCTGCTGTTCTCCAGGCGCATCATCATCGACGTCTATGCGGCCATGTTCCTGGGGCTGACGCTGCTATTCTTCGTGTTGGCCGAGACGCAGCCGCAGCGTCGGCGCCGGTGGCTGTTCGCGATGTACGTGGCGACCGGTCTCGGCGTGATCACGAAGGGTCCCGTCGCCATTGTCCTGCCTGCATTGGTGTTCCTGGTTTACCTGGTCGCCTCCCGGCGACTCATGAGCATCACGCGCATGATGCTGCCGGCCGGCGCCGTCGTGGTCTCGGCGATCGTCGTGCCGTACTACGCGTTGCTCTGCGGGCAGCATGGCTGGGACGCCATCTCGACGTTTCTGATGCGCGAGAATCTGGCACGGTACGCCGAGGGGATCGGGGCCCCGAGCCGCGGGCCGCTGTTCTATCTGCCGGTCCTGTTTGCCGATCTGTACTTCCCGTGGTCGCTCCTGCTGCCGGTCGGCCTCGCAGTCGTGCCGTGGCGTCGCCTATGGCGCGGGCGCCCCGAACATCACGGCGACGGCGGGGTGAACGATCCGATTTCGCAGGAGACGGTTCGTCTGCTGCTGGGCCTCTGGATCATCCTCATCGTCGTGTTCTTCTCGCTCTCGAAGGCGCAGCAGGATCTGTACATCCTGCCGTGCGTCGTCGCGGCCGCGCCGCTTGTCGGCGGCGTGCTGGACGGATTGTTCAGGAAGGCGCTGTCTCCGCGACTGACCGCGGCTGCAACGTGGAGCCTGGGTGTGGTCGCCGTCGTGCTGCTGGTGTTGGGAAGCGCCATCGTGTGGTTCGTCGGCGGCGCTGAAGATCGCATCCACCTCGCTGGGGCCACAGCCACGGGCGTCGTGCTGTGCGTCGGGTCGGCGGTGGCGCTGGTCGCTCTGGCCAGGCGGTCCGCCGCGACCGCGTGCGCCGCGATCGGCGCGGCGCTGGTCATCTGCCACTGGGTGCTGGTCCTGTGGGCGCTGCCCGATTTCGAACGCTACAAGCCCGTGCCGCACTTGGCGCGCGCCATCCAACAGGCTGCAGTGCCTGGCGCCCGCGTTGGCACCTACCGCGTGGCCACGCCCAGCCTGACGTTCTACCTTCGGCGGCACGTCGACCAGATGTTCGACGTGTCGGAGGTATCCACGTTTTTCAAGAGCCCCTCCGTTGCGTACTGTGTGATGCGGCAAGAAGAATACGAGCCGATCAAGACGTTGATCGGCGTGCCCACGTCTGTCCTGGCCGCCTCGCCGCGTTTCGACGCACAACTCCGGGATTTCTTCGACCGGGGACCACTGCCGAATCTGGTGGTGGTGACCAACCGCGCACGTCAGTAG
- the dctP gene encoding TRAP transporter substrate-binding protein DctP: MTAYTDRRLHRFVSAALAGVLMVAVLGLAPATASAQTITIKMATLVPENSSWFLVLKEVADKWGKISGGKVKIILYPGGRRGDDPDYVRDMRLGGLQGAVLTSVGLAEIDRSIYALSIPMAFDTYEEVYAVLEKMRPRIEASLEAKGFVVVNWADGGWVHYFTKSPVATPDDLKKLKLFSWAGDPKSIEIWKSLGFNPRPAPLTELITGLQTGLFEAFGAPPQVCAIARYYEKAKYMTDMNWALMLGATVIDKGTWAQIPADMKPALLNAARDAGAKLQAEIRRSGESDVKAMQSAGLKVVPVDAKTKDLWRKMVESIYPKLRGDYVPADMFDESLRFLAEYRKAHPPKPAGK, encoded by the coding sequence ATGACCGCATACACAGACAGACGTCTTCATCGATTCGTGTCGGCCGCCCTCGCCGGCGTGCTGATGGTGGCCGTGCTCGGGCTAGCTCCGGCGACGGCCTCGGCCCAGACCATCACGATCAAGATGGCCACGCTGGTCCCGGAAAACTCGTCGTGGTTCCTGGTGCTCAAGGAAGTCGCCGACAAGTGGGGCAAGATCTCGGGCGGCAAGGTCAAGATCATCCTCTACCCGGGCGGTCGCAGGGGCGACGACCCGGACTACGTCCGCGACATGCGGCTGGGAGGATTGCAGGGCGCGGTCCTGACGTCGGTAGGCCTGGCCGAGATCGATCGGAGCATCTACGCGCTGAGCATCCCGATGGCGTTCGACACGTACGAGGAAGTCTACGCCGTGCTCGAGAAGATGCGCCCGCGCATCGAGGCGTCGCTCGAAGCCAAGGGCTTCGTGGTGGTCAACTGGGCGGACGGGGGCTGGGTCCACTACTTCACGAAGTCCCCGGTGGCGACCCCGGACGACCTCAAGAAGTTGAAGCTCTTCAGCTGGGCCGGTGATCCGAAGTCGATCGAGATCTGGAAGTCGCTCGGGTTCAACCCGAGGCCGGCTCCCTTGACCGAATTGATCACAGGTTTGCAGACAGGCCTGTTCGAGGCATTCGGCGCCCCGCCGCAGGTATGCGCCATCGCCCGCTACTACGAGAAGGCCAAGTACATGACCGACATGAATTGGGCGTTGATGCTGGGCGCCACGGTCATCGACAAGGGCACGTGGGCCCAGATTCCGGCCGATATGAAGCCGGCGCTCCTGAATGCGGCGCGCGATGCCGGCGCCAAGCTCCAGGCCGAAATCCGCAGGAGCGGCGAGTCGGACGTGAAGGCCATGCAGTCTGCCGGGCTGAAGGTCGTGCCGGTAGACGCGAAGACCAAGGACCTCTGGCGGAAGATGGTCGAGAGCATCTACCCGAAGCTCCGCGGCGACTACGTGCCAGCCGATATGTTTGACGAATCGCTCAGGTTCCTTGCCGAGTACCGGAAGGCGCACCCGCCCAAGCCGGCCGGGAAGTAG
- a CDS encoding TRAP transporter TatT component family protein, translated as MSNLVRRSLLPLCLCALALVHTGCSIKMMAINTLGNALAEGSSGFAKDDDPELVRDAVPFALKTIESLIDQSPKHKGLLTAACSGFTQYSYAFIQQEADFIEAQDLERATAMRARAKKLYLRGRDYGIRAFEVEFPGFGDQLRKNTDGVLAKLSKKHVPLLYYTAAAWAAAFAIDIADSRLSVEQTLFEKMMRRALALDETYDLGSLHDFFVSWDAGHATAGGSIKSAREHFERANTLAHGQRVSPFVSLAESVSVSEQNKKEFEQLLNEALAIDISLAPEQKLVNVIAQRRAKWLLSRINELF; from the coding sequence ATGAGTAACCTGGTCAGGCGATCGCTGCTGCCGCTGTGTTTGTGTGCACTGGCGCTGGTGCATACCGGCTGCTCGATCAAGATGATGGCGATCAACACGCTCGGAAACGCCCTGGCTGAAGGCAGTTCCGGCTTCGCCAAAGACGATGACCCCGAACTGGTTCGGGATGCCGTGCCGTTTGCCCTGAAGACGATCGAAAGCCTGATCGATCAGTCCCCGAAGCACAAGGGTCTGCTGACAGCCGCGTGCAGCGGCTTCACGCAGTACAGCTACGCGTTTATCCAGCAGGAGGCCGACTTCATCGAGGCGCAGGACCTCGAACGGGCCACTGCGATGCGCGCGCGCGCCAAGAAGTTGTACCTGCGCGGTCGCGACTACGGCATCCGGGCATTCGAGGTCGAGTTCCCCGGCTTCGGCGATCAACTCCGCAAGAATACGGATGGCGTGCTGGCCAAGCTGAGCAAGAAGCACGTGCCCCTGCTCTATTACACGGCGGCCGCCTGGGCGGCGGCCTTTGCCATTGATATTGCGGACTCGCGTCTCTCGGTCGAACAGACCTTGTTCGAAAAGATGATGCGGCGGGCCCTGGCGCTGGACGAAACCTACGACCTGGGGTCGCTGCACGACTTCTTCGTTTCGTGGGACGCCGGGCATGCCACCGCCGGGGGCTCGATCAAGAGCGCCCGCGAGCATTTCGAGCGCGCTAACACGCTCGCCCACGGCCAGCGCGTCTCACCGTTTGTGAGCCTGGCCGAATCGGTCTCGGTGAGCGAGCAGAACAAGAAGGAATTCGAGCAACTGCTGAACGAGGCGCTGGCGATCGACATCAGCCTGGCGCCGGAACAGAAACTGGTCAACGTTATCGCCCAGCGGCGCGCGAAGTGGCTGCTGTCGAGGATCAACGAGCTTTTCTAG
- a CDS encoding beta-propeller fold lactonase family protein produces MRSRHFLALALVCVVLVVSGVVSVAQKGPAPPVWPGNLGKGVTLLPNGWKIAPAGKHLSVGDLPLAMVESPDGNYLVITNNGYAKPTLTVVDLKHGYVSSKTTLEHAWLGLAWHPDNRRVFSSAAGQTAVSELYWTPGKLTLGSLFALGRDTQRPQPGINRPEPVEQSFVGGIAIAPDGRNLYAVHVLGEALTMLDLKAGLVRRTVDVGAEPYTCVISADGKSVYVSVWGGAKVLVFDAATLEKRGEIAVGEHPNAMVFSKDGQRLFVACANTNAVWVIDVASKTVKEQVSVALFPDAPPGATPNGLGLSPDGNRLLVANADNNAVAVINTSDPQRSAVEGFIPTGWYPTAAMFSKDGARIYILSGKGLASLANPRGSHPGVPGFGDGQYSGAMLQGSLSIVPVPDQARLQAMTKSVYSLTPFTSASILAPTSAPAASPIPKRVGDASPIKHVFYIIRENRTYDQILGDLERGNGDPNLALFGEDVTPNAHALAREFVVLDNFYVDAQVSYDGHAFSTGAYATDFVNKIWPTNYGGRGARYLSEGGGKMRNAFGNVTAPLNGYIWDAVKRKGLSVRSYGEFVERGAEPELEHDTGKGNVTATVPGLKGLVHPNYPPYDLSIPDNKRVDIWIEEFTRFDKSGTLPSLSIIRLGNDHTAGTRTGYPTPRAMVAENDVALGRIVDAITNSSSWKDSAIFVLEDDAQAGPDHVDMHRSIALVISPFTRRMVVDSTLYTTSGMLRTIELILGAPPMSNYDAAATPMYNAFQTMPVLTPYKARPARIDIQEKNAVNAWGAAASARMYLAEADLAPEQELNEIIWRSVKGPTSVMPPPVRAAFIRALPAAAGNDTDDDDRPAPPKGRQDR; encoded by the coding sequence ATGCGGTCCCGACACTTTCTCGCGCTCGCCCTCGTATGTGTCGTTCTTGTCGTCTCGGGCGTCGTGTCGGTGGCCCAGAAGGGACCGGCCCCGCCCGTCTGGCCGGGTAACCTCGGCAAGGGCGTGACGCTGCTCCCCAACGGCTGGAAGATCGCGCCGGCGGGAAAACACCTGTCAGTGGGCGACCTTCCGCTCGCCATGGTGGAATCGCCGGACGGCAACTACCTGGTCATCACCAACAACGGGTACGCCAAGCCCACGCTCACGGTTGTCGATCTCAAACACGGCTACGTGAGTTCGAAGACCACGTTGGAGCACGCCTGGCTGGGACTGGCCTGGCATCCGGACAATCGGCGCGTCTTCTCGTCGGCGGCTGGCCAGACAGCGGTCAGCGAACTGTACTGGACGCCCGGCAAGCTCACGCTCGGGTCGCTCTTCGCGCTCGGGCGCGACACCCAGCGCCCGCAGCCCGGGATCAACCGGCCCGAGCCGGTCGAACAGAGTTTCGTGGGCGGCATCGCGATCGCCCCGGATGGTCGCAACCTGTATGCGGTACACGTGCTCGGCGAAGCGCTGACGATGCTCGACCTGAAGGCCGGGCTGGTTCGACGCACCGTTGACGTCGGCGCCGAACCCTATACCTGTGTCATCTCTGCCGATGGTAAGTCCGTGTACGTGTCGGTCTGGGGCGGCGCGAAGGTGCTCGTCTTTGACGCGGCGACGCTCGAAAAGCGCGGTGAGATCGCCGTCGGTGAGCATCCCAACGCGATGGTGTTCTCGAAAGATGGCCAGCGGCTCTTCGTCGCGTGCGCCAACACGAACGCCGTCTGGGTGATCGACGTCGCGTCGAAGACCGTCAAGGAACAGGTATCGGTTGCCCTGTTCCCGGATGCGCCTCCCGGAGCCACGCCCAATGGTCTCGGCTTGTCGCCCGACGGCAATCGCCTGCTCGTCGCCAACGCCGACAACAACGCCGTCGCCGTCATCAACACGAGCGATCCTCAGCGCAGCGCGGTGGAGGGGTTCATCCCGACGGGTTGGTATCCGACCGCCGCCATGTTCAGCAAGGACGGCGCTCGAATCTACATCCTGAGCGGCAAGGGCCTCGCCTCGCTCGCCAATCCGCGCGGCAGCCATCCCGGCGTGCCGGGGTTCGGCGACGGCCAGTACAGCGGCGCCATGCTGCAGGGTTCGTTGTCCATCGTGCCGGTTCCGGATCAGGCGAGGCTTCAGGCCATGACGAAGAGCGTCTACAGCTTGACGCCATTCACCAGTGCATCGATCCTGGCTCCCACGTCCGCCCCGGCCGCGTCACCAATTCCGAAAAGAGTCGGCGATGCCTCTCCCATCAAGCATGTCTTCTACATCATCCGGGAGAACCGCACCTACGACCAGATCCTGGGAGACCTCGAGCGCGGCAACGGCGACCCGAACCTCGCGCTTTTCGGCGAAGACGTGACCCCCAACGCCCACGCGCTGGCACGCGAGTTCGTCGTACTCGACAACTTCTACGTGGATGCGCAGGTCAGCTACGACGGGCATGCCTTTTCGACCGGCGCCTATGCCACCGACTTCGTCAACAAGATCTGGCCGACCAACTACGGCGGCCGCGGCGCACGGTACCTGAGCGAAGGCGGCGGCAAGATGCGCAACGCCTTTGGCAACGTGACGGCACCGCTCAACGGCTACATCTGGGATGCCGTCAAGCGCAAGGGACTGAGCGTTCGAAGCTACGGGGAGTTCGTTGAACGCGGCGCCGAACCGGAACTGGAGCACGACACCGGAAAAGGCAACGTGACGGCCACCGTGCCCGGACTCAAGGGACTGGTTCATCCGAACTACCCGCCCTACGACCTGAGCATCCCGGACAACAAGCGCGTGGACATCTGGATCGAGGAATTCACGCGGTTCGACAAGAGCGGCACGCTGCCCAGCCTCAGCATCATCCGATTGGGCAATGATCACACGGCCGGCACCCGCACGGGCTACCCGACCCCCCGCGCCATGGTCGCGGAAAACGACGTGGCCCTTGGCCGGATCGTCGACGCGATCACCAACAGCTCGTCCTGGAAGGACTCGGCCATCTTTGTGCTCGAGGACGATGCGCAGGCCGGGCCCGATCACGTCGATATGCACCGGTCCATCGCGCTCGTCATCAGCCCGTTCACCAGGCGGATGGTCGTCGACAGCACGCTCTACACGACGTCGGGGATGCTGCGCACCATCGAGCTCATCCTCGGCGCGCCTCCGATGAGCAACTACGACGCGGCCGCCACGCCGATGTACAACGCGTTTCAGACGATGCCCGTCCTGACGCCGTACAAAGCGAGGCCGGCGCGCATCGACATCCAGGAAAAGAACGCCGTCAATGCGTGGGGGGCGGCGGCGTCGGCGCGGATGTATCTGGCGGAAGCCGACCTGGCCCCTGAACAGGAACTGAACGAGATCATCTGGCGGTCCGTCAAGGGCCCCACCAGTGTGATGCCTCCTCCGGTTCGTGCGGCCTTCATCCGCGCCCTGCCAGCGGCGGCGGGGAACGATACTGATGACGACGATCGGCCGGCGCCGCCAAAGGGCCGACAGGATCGGTAG
- a CDS encoding TRAP transporter large permease subunit, whose amino-acid sequence MVTGVLKRTEQGVLVAALGLACVLPLIDIIGRPLGGFHIIGKDEYVSHLTLWLAFVGGLAATTQNKHLTLSTSEFFEEGLARKLSRLFAFSVAAAVVGILAFSSWQVVQSTRGAVDSVLPIGLPAWMSLMVMPIALALGALVFAWKASDQWWGRAIAFIAIPAAFSIGLLPPGAAVYVWPLALVIVLAALLGAPVFVAMGGIALVFFFRDGVPVNQVTSRVYQLISSPTLPAIPLLTAAGYVLAESAAAERLVRFFRAIFGWMPGGVAVMVAVVCALFTSFTGGSGVTIIALGGLVYPILRKDGYSEGFSLGLVTASGSLGLLFPPSLPVILYSVVASSSEQQVPAQDLYLAGLLPGLLLVVITAAYGILIGRRVSKERQRFSVREVAASGWHAKWELGLPVVIIALFVSGVATMLETAAAALFYAVVVECFVTRDIHIFKALPEVLLKAAGLMGAVLILLSIAMGLTGYLVDAQIPDMLLGWVKQNIHTQVVFLLALNVLLLVLGSVLEIYSAIIILAPIIAPMGKHFGVDPLHMGVIFLANLELGFLFPPVGLNLFLSSSRFNKPLTSLYRHVLPFLIITGIGVLLITYTDSMSLGVLRLLGKR is encoded by the coding sequence ATGGTGACCGGCGTCCTCAAGCGAACCGAACAGGGCGTCCTGGTGGCGGCCCTGGGTCTGGCCTGCGTCCTGCCGCTGATTGATATCATCGGCCGGCCACTGGGAGGATTCCACATCATCGGCAAGGACGAGTACGTCTCCCACCTCACGCTGTGGCTGGCGTTTGTGGGCGGCCTGGCCGCCACCACCCAGAACAAGCACCTGACGCTTTCCACCTCGGAGTTCTTCGAGGAGGGACTGGCGCGCAAGCTGTCGCGGTTGTTTGCTTTCTCGGTGGCGGCCGCCGTGGTCGGCATCCTCGCTTTCTCCAGTTGGCAGGTGGTCCAGTCAACCCGCGGGGCGGTAGACAGTGTGCTGCCCATCGGGCTGCCCGCGTGGATGAGCCTGATGGTGATGCCGATCGCGCTCGCGCTGGGCGCGCTGGTGTTCGCGTGGAAGGCGTCAGATCAATGGTGGGGCCGGGCGATTGCGTTCATCGCGATTCCAGCGGCCTTTTCGATCGGCCTGCTGCCGCCAGGGGCGGCCGTCTATGTGTGGCCGCTGGCGCTCGTGATCGTGCTGGCGGCGCTTCTCGGAGCGCCCGTGTTCGTGGCGATGGGCGGGATCGCGCTGGTCTTCTTCTTCCGGGACGGCGTGCCGGTGAACCAGGTGACCTCCCGGGTGTACCAGCTGATCTCGTCGCCGACACTTCCGGCTATCCCTCTTCTGACGGCCGCGGGATACGTTCTCGCTGAGAGCGCGGCCGCCGAACGGCTTGTCCGGTTCTTCCGCGCCATCTTCGGATGGATGCCTGGCGGCGTGGCCGTGATGGTGGCTGTCGTCTGTGCGCTTTTCACGAGCTTCACCGGCGGCTCCGGCGTCACTATCATCGCGCTCGGCGGCCTGGTCTACCCCATCCTTCGAAAGGACGGCTATTCCGAGGGGTTCTCGCTCGGCCTGGTCACTGCCTCGGGCTCTCTTGGCCTGCTGTTTCCGCCGAGCCTCCCCGTCATCCTCTACAGCGTGGTGGCGAGTTCGAGCGAACAGCAGGTGCCCGCCCAAGATCTGTATCTGGCGGGCTTGCTCCCGGGGTTGCTGCTCGTCGTGATCACCGCCGCGTACGGGATTCTGATTGGACGCCGCGTCAGCAAAGAGCGGCAGCGGTTCTCTGTGCGCGAGGTGGCCGCGTCCGGCTGGCACGCGAAGTGGGAACTGGGGCTGCCGGTCGTGATCATCGCGCTCTTCGTGAGCGGCGTTGCGACGATGCTCGAAACGGCGGCGGCGGCACTCTTTTACGCGGTTGTGGTCGAGTGCTTCGTGACGCGCGACATCCACATCTTTAAGGCGCTTCCGGAGGTACTGCTCAAGGCGGCTGGACTGATGGGGGCTGTGCTGATCCTGCTCAGCATCGCGATGGGGCTCACCGGCTACCTGGTGGATGCCCAGATCCCCGACATGCTGCTCGGATGGGTCAAACAGAACATTCACACGCAGGTGGTGTTCCTGCTGGCGCTCAATGTGCTGCTGCTCGTGCTTGGCAGCGTGCTCGAGATCTACTCGGCGATCATCATCCTGGCGCCGATCATCGCACCGATGGGCAAACATTTCGGCGTTGACCCGCTGCACATGGGCGTCATCTTCCTGGCCAACCTGGAACTGGGATTCCTGTTCCCGCCGGTCGGCCTGAACCTGTTCCTGTCGTCCTCACGGTTCAACAAACCGCTGACCAGCCTGTACCGGCATGTGTTGCCGTTCCTCATCATCACCGGCATCGGGGTGCTGCTCATCACGTACACCGACTCGATGTCGCTAGGGGTGCTCAGGTTGCTCGGCAAACGTTAG